A stretch of DNA from Desulfosarcina ovata subsp. ovata:
GTTTACCGGGGTAACAATGCCGTCGACCCAGATCTTTTCGTTGGGGATGCCGGCTTCGTTGGCGAAGTAGAGCAGCTCCACACAGAGGGCGGCGCGCTCGTTTTCATCACGGGGCAGGCCGTCGGGTCCCCACATCAGGGCGACGAAGTCGGCGTTGTATTCGGCTGTCATGGGAACCATGCGCTCGTAACGCTCCGGTCGGCACATGATGGAGTTGACGATGTGCGGGGTACCGCTGGGGACTTGCTTGATCACCTTCAGCGCCGCTTCGATGGCATCGATATTGGACGTGTCCAGGGCCAGGGGCAGATCGGGAACCACGTCCTGTACCACTTCCACCACCCAGGGCATCAATTCATGGCCGTCTTTTTTGGCCGGTCCCAGGTTGATGTCGATGTAGTCCATTCGTTTCTCTTTTTGGAAAAGGGCCTCTTCCTGGATCGGTTTGGGATCGCGTTCCTTGAACGCACGGCCGATCTTTTTTGAAATGACATTCAAACTCTCGCCGATCAGTAGCATACTCTCACTTCCTTTCTTTTACTCGGCATCATGTTCCGGCCAATACCTTGGCCACGAATGACGCGATTGCCAATGAATGGCCGGCAGACCGGCCAGGAAAAGACGGTCAGAGACGAAAAGCTCAACCACGACTCCGACCGTTTGATCATGTAGCGGTTACGCTTTGAGAAACCCGGGGATATGTGCAGCTTCCCGGGGGCCAACGGTAATGGTCCAGCCAGGCAGTTCCTCTTCCACGTCGCCAACGATGGCGGCAGCATAGCCGGGAATGACAATTTCCTGGTTTTTGATTTTGTCCACGATCCCGCATTTTTTCACGAACATACCCACGTCGTCGCCGGCGAACTTGCCTGCGGCCCAGGCAGTGAGGACCGACAGTCCCTCGGAATCCTTCACGAGCAGCCAGGTGGGAACCTTGCTGGCCTCAATTTCACCGGAAACGATGAAGTAGGTCAGAGCAAAATTGGTGGTTACCAGAACACGAGAGTTCTCATCCGGATTGTTGATCGGGTAGATGCCTTCGGTCACGGTCATGGGCCGCTGCGGGTCGGTGAAAATGTTGAGCCGTTCCAGGAGCAGCGGGAAGACGTTCTCACCGGTAAAATCGGACAGGACCACAATGCTGCCGTATTTGGCGATGTACATGGCAGCCAGCATGGTCTCCACATCGATATTCGAGGCCATCTCGCAGGGAAAGGCGATGGTCGGGAAACCCACGGCGCGGTTACCGTCCTTCAGGGCAGCGCGGCGAATACCGATCATGTCCTGATTGGACTGTTTGGGATCACGGGAGCCGGGATCCAGGACCAGGTCCTTGATCCCCATGCCGGTGAGCTTTTCCGACAAGGCGGTCAGTCCGTCGACGGAATCGGCCTTGATGGCCAGGGGCAGGTCGTTGTCCTTAGCAATGGCGCCGAAGTCATCGGCATTGGCTTCCGTGGCCGCGTACATCAAGGGGCGTTTGAATCCACAGGCGTCCACGCCGGCCTTCATCACGGCGGCGTCTTCGGTGATCAGGATGACGTTGAATTCCGATGTCTCGGCAACTTGTTTGGCCACGGCGGCAAACGCGCCAGCGTCGCCATTCACGTCTTTAACGGCTACCAGTTCAGGGCGCAGATTGAGACCCACACGTTCGAACTGAAGCGCGTTCCAGGCTTTGAGCTTGGCTTCCAGGTCCGCAGCGGCGATATCGCTGCCTACCTGGGCGGCCAGTAAGGTCGGGCTGTAGAAGGTTTTCTCATGACGATACTGTACGGTTTCGCCACCGGTGGCAGCCTTGCGCACACCCTTGCCGATGGTGAACGGACGAATAGGCGGGGCCGAGGCTTCGGAAAGCTGAGCCCGCGCTTCTTCGGAAACATAGGGGCAACTGTCCAGCTCAGCCTTACCCGATGCCAGGTTCATGGCAAAGGCAAGGCAGGTGGGTACCCCACACTCCTTGCAGTTGGTCTTGGGCAGCAGTTTGAAAATCTGAATACCGGTTAATGCCATACGTTTCTCCTTGTCTGTATGGGCAATTCACCCGGCCACGCATGCCGGGGAATCGGTTCGGTTGGATGAAGCGGGTGCAACCCGCACCCGCTTCATCGTCGTTTCGTTTAGCCGATGATTGGAGGCATGGACAGGGCCGGATGGCCTTTTTCCTGGAGGTAGGGCAGGATCTCCTCCTCGGTGATGCCCACGGTTTCATCAGCGATCATATCATAAAAACCGGGGATACCATTTTCCTCGCCATATCTTTCTATACGCTCCTTGATCTCTTCCTTGAGGATTTTGGGCATCCAGACCATGCGGTGCAGTCCACCGTCACCCTTGATGAACTTTTTCTGGGTGATGTTGAACTTGGAGTGGCCCACGAAACCCGGAGACGAAGCGCCACCGCCCATGACACCGGCCAGGGTGGTGAACTTCATGCCGCAGGGGGTCTCGCCGGCATAGTCGCGGTTGACGGTCATGACTCCGTTGCACGAGGGCAGCATGGCGGCAATGCACTCGCAGCACCCGCAAGTGGTCATGGGGTCGATAACCATTGAGTAGAAGTTGTAGTGGGTCACGGCGCCGCGGGAGGCTTTGTAGACAAAGTCGTTGACGCCTTTCCACTGGCCCAGCACCGGATCGATGCACTCGCCCTTTTCGATGGGCTGGTTGGGGCCGGTGGGGTTGATCTCGTAGGAGGCCTTGCAGTCCATCCAGTTGTAGGCACCGCACAGGCCGGTCCGCTCTGGGCTGACCGAACACACGTGGTTGGGCGCGAAGGACTGGCACAGGGTGCAGGAGTAGAAGACCTCCACGTCCTCGTCGGTCATCTTCTCGACGCGCTCGTCACGCGTCTTGTACTCGGCGCGGGCCCGTGCGGTCAGCTTGTCCACGTCTTCCTTATTGGTCATCAGGGTTACCTGGACCTTGTCGAGGATTTTGCCGAAATCCTGATGGTACTTGGCATGCAGCACCACGCCGATATCTTTGATACTGAAACCCTTCTCGATGGCGGCATCGCTGATGCGTACCCAGGCGATGTCGCGCTGGCCGATATGCATGATGCTCTGAATGTAGTTGACCAGGTGATGGGTCTGACGTTCCAGGATCGGTTCGAAGTCGGGCTGAAATTCGCGGCCGGCCACCTGAACATAGATGCCCAGCGGGAAGGTGTCACCCTTTTTCAGGTCGGTAACATCCGGACCGTCAAGGATGACCTTGCCGTCCTCGATCTCGTTCATCTCGGCCATCTTTACCAGCTCGGTGCACTGGGTTTTGCCGCCACCGGCCTGGCAGTGCAGGTCGGCGCCACGCACGCGCTCGCCCTCGTAAGCCGGGCCGAATGCGCAGGGGATGTCGATGTCGGAGACGATGGTCTTGAGGCCGCGGACTTCCACGGACCTCTGGCAGATTTCGTCAACAGGCACGTTGGCGACCACATGCTCGTAGGTGCAGATACCCGTGGGCAGGATCTCGGGAATGTCGCTGTCGGCCAGGGTCGGGAAACCCCAGTTGACGCAACCGGCGGCGGCCACGCCCCACTCGGTGCCGACATCGCCTAGGGCGTTGACGAAGGCAAAAATACGATCTTTGTTGTAAAGCAGGATTTTTTTATGGTCGCCGGGTTGCACGCCACCAAAGGCCATGGCGGCGCGGTTGGCGAACCCGAGAGCGAAGACGGCCGAGGAGATATCCGGGCCGAAGGGCACGATACGGGTGTTCCAGCCGATCTGGACGCCCAGGCTGATCAACTGCTCGATAACGGAGGTACCGTTATGACGGGCCGCGCAGAACATGTAGAGACTGCGTTTCTGGTAGTCCTCGATAATGTCCTTGGCGATTTCCGCTGTGGGGGCGGCACCCACGACGGCGGCGAACCCGGGAGCGGAACCGTCCACGAACTCCACGCCGCGTTTACGCAGGATCGTGTCGTCGGCTGGGCCGACCCAGATTTTGCCGGCCTCGATGTCCGGGTCTTCCTCGGGGATGTAGAAATCCGGCTGGTCGAGGATGCGCAGGGCTTCCATGATCTCGTAGGCGAAAACGGCGGCCATGCCGGCGTCCAGCAGGGGCCCCAGGTATGGCAGGTGGTGCTTGCCTTTGATGTGCGGGGGCAGCAGGCCGCGGGCGAACTCGAGGGGTTTTTTCAGGTCTTCCAGGGTTTCGACCTTCATGCCGGTCAAGGAGTAGATCACCGGCAGGTAGTAGGCCGTGTTGGGAAAGCCGATCTTGGTATCGGCGTTGTATGTATCCAGCGCCTTGCGGTAGAGCCCTTCAGTGGCGGAAACCACCTTGTACCCACCCTGAATGGCGGCAAATGCGATCAATTTAGACATATCGTATTCCTCCTTCGTTGAGGATCTGGTTGATAATAATTACCCTTCCAGGGCCTGGCGGTCGGCCATATCCATGAGGACGCGTTCCCGGGCCCTGTCGATGCCCAGTTCCTTGCGCTTCTTGTCGATGTGGGCGATCATCAGTTGGGCATGCTTGATCGGATCGGGTTCGATATCCCACATACCGCCGTAGAGCTTTTCATATTCCTTGCAAATGTGATTGTGGAACACCGGTGCACCGGAGGTGGGCAGGGTGACGCCGAAGACGGTGTACACACCGGAGACGACAAAGTAGTGGCCGATGGAGATGGCCTTCTCGCTCATCCACTCGGGCGCGCTGCCGGCCACTGGAATGTCGCAGATGTCCTTGCCCAGCCCGCCGGCCTTGACCACTTCGGTGGCTGCCAGCAGGATGCGGCTGTTGTCCACGCAGGAACCCAGATGCAGGACCGGCGGGATACCCACGGTTTCACAGACTTCGGCCAGACCCGGGCCACAGTGCACGGAGGCGGATTCCGGAGTCAGCAGGCCCTCCATGGCGCAGGCGATGGCGTTGCAGCCGGTGGTCAGCACGATGACGTCGTTTTTGATCAGCTCCTTGACGACCTCGATGTGGGCCTGGTTATGACGGGTGCGGGCGTTGTTGCAGCCCACCACGCCGGCGATGCCGCGGATGCGGCCGTTGATGATGTTGTCGTTCAGGGTGTAGTAGGTGCCGCGGAAGGTGCCGCCCAGGTGATACTGGATCGATTCCACGCCGAAACCCGCGATCTGGGTGGCTTTTTGCTGGGGAATCATCACCTCGGTGCTGCGGTTTTGGAAATTGTCGATGCCCATGCGGACGATCTTCTCGGCGTCTTCCAGGGCGTGGTGTTCGTCGAATTCGATGTGGATGACGCTGTCCTGCTCCATCTTGGCGATGGGGTGGGTGGTGATCAGTTTGGTATGGAAACACTCGGCCACGTTGGCGATATTCTGCATGATACACTGGATGTCCACCACCATGGCGTCGCAGGCGCCGGTGATGATGGCCAGTTCCTGCCCCAGGAAGGTGGTGGCCGACGGGATGCCGTGGCGCTGCAGGATTTCGTTGGCCGTGCAGCAGATGCCGCTGAGCTGGATCCCCTTGGCACCCTTGGACTTGGCGTATTCAATGATTTCGGGCCGTTGGCAGACGGCGACGATCATCTCCGAAAGTACCGGCTCATGGCCGTGGACGACGATGTTGACGTGGTCTTCCTTCATGACGCCCAGATTGGCCTCGGACTGCAGGGGATACGGGGTGCCGAAGAGCACATCCTGCAGGTCGGTGGCCAGCATGGAGCCGCCCCAGCCGTCGGCGATGGCGGCGCGGGTGCCCTGCTTCATCAGGTTCTTGTAGTCCATATCAACGCCGATGTGGGTGCGGTGCATGATTTCGACGATCTCACGGTCGATATTGCGTGGAATCACGCCGTTTTTCTTCCATTTTTCGTACAGCGCTTCCGGTGCGCGTTTGGCGAAAAGCAGTTCACCCTCGGGTTTGCCCCACTCGTTCATGGCGGCTTCGGCCGTTTCCAGGGCGATCTCGTCAATGTCGCGGTCCTTGATCTCGCCGTCCTCTTCGACCGTGATTGCGACGCCCAGCGCCGGAGCGATCTGCAGCAGCTTGTTGATGTCTTTGACTTTATACGCGTCGGTTTCCTTGCGGGCCGCACTCAAGAACACTTCGGCCACGCAACGGCCATGGTCGGAGTGGGCCGAGGCGCCGCCGGCGATCATGCGGATGAAGTTACGCGCGGCAATGGTGTTGGCCGTGGCACCGCACAGGCCTTTGCGGGTATCTTTGCCTTCGATGCCGCCCTTGGGCAGCGGCAGGCGGCAGGGTCCCATGGAGCAGTTCTTGCAGCAGATGCCCTGAACACCGATATTACAGGGTTTCATCTGAACGGCACGATCGAAGACCGTATCGATGCCCATTTTCTGGGCACGGACAATCATTTCCTGGCTGGCCGGATCGATGGTTGCGGCGATGGGATCGGCCAATTTAGGGGCCGCGGCTTTTTTCGCGACGGGTTTCTTAATTTCTGCCATTAGAGGTTCCTCCTCGTATTAATGTTGGCAAGGGTTAACGATTAGTACAACGCGACACGCCGGTGGACCCAGTTGAGCTTATCCAGGATCTTCTCGTGCTCGGTTTTCTGGACGGCGGCGGCGGTCATGAGAATGGCCTTGTCCTTGTGCCCGGCTGCATGCTTGGCAGCCAATTTCTCGCGTTCGGCGGCCCGTTTCTGGCGCAGGGCGTCTTCGGCGGCTTCGCGCTCGGCGACTTCCTTGGCTCTGGCCTCTTCTTCTGCCTTGGCCTTGGCTTCGGCTTCAGCCTTGGCCTTGGCTTCGGCTTCGGCCTGGGCCTTGGCTTCAGCTTCGGCCTTGGCTTTGGCCTCGGCTTCGGCCCTGGCTTTGGCCTGGGCTTCCAGCTCTTCTTTGGACGGCCCTGTTTCTTCGGCAGCGAAGAGATCCTTTGGCTCGTCTGCAAATAGATCCTTTGCCATGACTACATCCCTCCTAATTTCTTAAGCGTTTGTTCCAACGTCAAGTTATGTTGCTCGGCCGTGTGCTCGATGTCTTCCCTTGTACAGCTTTTGGCAGCCAGCAATTTTTCGAGATCCAGGCCGAGGTTTTTGGCGACTGTATCGATTTCACGTTCCGGAGCCGGTGTCTCGTCGGCTTTCGGTGCAGCCGGTTTAGCCGCAGGTGCCGCCGGTTTTGCGGCGGCTTTCGG
This window harbors:
- the cooS gene encoding anaerobic carbon-monoxide dehydrogenase catalytic subunit, with the translated sequence MAEIKKPVAKKAAAPKLADPIAATIDPASQEMIVRAQKMGIDTVFDRAVQMKPCNIGVQGICCKNCSMGPCRLPLPKGGIEGKDTRKGLCGATANTIAARNFIRMIAGGASAHSDHGRCVAEVFLSAARKETDAYKVKDINKLLQIAPALGVAITVEEDGEIKDRDIDEIALETAEAAMNEWGKPEGELLFAKRAPEALYEKWKKNGVIPRNIDREIVEIMHRTHIGVDMDYKNLMKQGTRAAIADGWGGSMLATDLQDVLFGTPYPLQSEANLGVMKEDHVNIVVHGHEPVLSEMIVAVCQRPEIIEYAKSKGAKGIQLSGICCTANEILQRHGIPSATTFLGQELAIITGACDAMVVDIQCIMQNIANVAECFHTKLITTHPIAKMEQDSVIHIEFDEHHALEDAEKIVRMGIDNFQNRSTEVMIPQQKATQIAGFGVESIQYHLGGTFRGTYYTLNDNIINGRIRGIAGVVGCNNARTRHNQAHIEVVKELIKNDVIVLTTGCNAIACAMEGLLTPESASVHCGPGLAEVCETVGIPPVLHLGSCVDNSRILLAATEVVKAGGLGKDICDIPVAGSAPEWMSEKAISIGHYFVVSGVYTVFGVTLPTSGAPVFHNHICKEYEKLYGGMWDIEPDPIKHAQLMIAHIDKKRKELGIDRARERVLMDMADRQALEG
- the acsC gene encoding acetyl-CoA decarbonylase/synthase complex subunit gamma, with the protein product MALTGIQIFKLLPKTNCKECGVPTCLAFAMNLASGKAELDSCPYVSEEARAQLSEASAPPIRPFTIGKGVRKAATGGETVQYRHEKTFYSPTLLAAQVGSDIAAADLEAKLKAWNALQFERVGLNLRPELVAVKDVNGDAGAFAAVAKQVAETSEFNVILITEDAAVMKAGVDACGFKRPLMYAATEANADDFGAIAKDNDLPLAIKADSVDGLTALSEKLTGMGIKDLVLDPGSRDPKQSNQDMIGIRRAALKDGNRAVGFPTIAFPCEMASNIDVETMLAAMYIAKYGSIVVLSDFTGENVFPLLLERLNIFTDPQRPMTVTEGIYPINNPDENSRVLVTTNFALTYFIVSGEIEASKVPTWLLVKDSEGLSVLTAWAAGKFAGDDVGMFVKKCGIVDKIKNQEIVIPGYAAAIVGDVEEELPGWTITVGPREAAHIPGFLKA
- a CDS encoding dihydropteroate synthase; translated protein: MLLIGESLNVISKKIGRAFKERDPKPIQEEALFQKEKRMDYIDINLGPAKKDGHELMPWVVEVVQDVVPDLPLALDTSNIDAIEAALKVIKQVPSGTPHIVNSIMCRPERYERMVPMTAEYNADFVALMWGPDGLPRDENERAALCVELLYFANEAGIPNEKIWVDGIVTPVNIQQPQAISLMEFQKMIPDMAPGARSTCGLSNISNGPPDHLRPIINQTYTVMLMKCGMESIITDPRDEKQTAICKGERQDIIDLIYGMLDGTEPDRGSLSKELLDYAKTVDVILGKTLYSDSWLEV
- the acsB gene encoding acetyl-CoA decarbonylase/synthase complex subunit alpha/beta is translated as MSKLIAFAAIQGGYKVVSATEGLYRKALDTYNADTKIGFPNTAYYLPVIYSLTGMKVETLEDLKKPLEFARGLLPPHIKGKHHLPYLGPLLDAGMAAVFAYEIMEALRILDQPDFYIPEEDPDIEAGKIWVGPADDTILRKRGVEFVDGSAPGFAAVVGAAPTAEIAKDIIEDYQKRSLYMFCAARHNGTSVIEQLISLGVQIGWNTRIVPFGPDISSAVFALGFANRAAMAFGGVQPGDHKKILLYNKDRIFAFVNALGDVGTEWGVAAAGCVNWGFPTLADSDIPEILPTGICTYEHVVANVPVDEICQRSVEVRGLKTIVSDIDIPCAFGPAYEGERVRGADLHCQAGGGKTQCTELVKMAEMNEIEDGKVILDGPDVTDLKKGDTFPLGIYVQVAGREFQPDFEPILERQTHHLVNYIQSIMHIGQRDIAWVRISDAAIEKGFSIKDIGVVLHAKYHQDFGKILDKVQVTLMTNKEDVDKLTARARAEYKTRDERVEKMTDEDVEVFYSCTLCQSFAPNHVCSVSPERTGLCGAYNWMDCKASYEINPTGPNQPIEKGECIDPVLGQWKGVNDFVYKASRGAVTHYNFYSMVIDPMTTCGCCECIAAMLPSCNGVMTVNRDYAGETPCGMKFTTLAGVMGGGASSPGFVGHSKFNITQKKFIKGDGGLHRMVWMPKILKEEIKERIERYGEENGIPGFYDMIADETVGITEEEILPYLQEKGHPALSMPPIIG